Within Halorussus sp. MSC15.2, the genomic segment GTGACGAGCGCGGTCTCCGCGCCGTCGCCCTCCAGCAGCGCGTTGGTCGAGACCGTCATCGCGTGCGAGAAGGCGTCCACGTCTTCGGGGTCGAGGTCGGCCTTCTCGCAGGCCTTCCGGATTCCGGCCAGCACGCCCTCGCTCTGGTCGTCGGTGGTCGGGACCTTCGCGGTGACGAGTTCGTCGCCGGGCGTCAGCAGCGCTACGTCGGTGAAGGTGCCGCCCACGTCCGCGCCGACGCGGATGCCGTCGGTCACGGGCGGGTCCCTCCTCCGGGTCGGTCGTCCCTGTGACGGTGGCTCATGCGGTTTGGGTGTCGCTACAGGACGTAATAGTTGGTGCTTGCGGAACTCCGGCGGCGCTGACGACTCGACCAGCGTCCGCGGGACGTACTCGCTGTCGAGGACGTCGAGACCACCGACGTCGAGGCTGCGTCGGTCCACGAGGACCGCCAGTATCCGAGTGCCATCGCCACGACTAGTTAGACCATCAGATTACGGGGCCGAACCGGTTCCGGACGTGGAACGGTACCGCCGACCCGACCAGACCCTCGACCGTGGCAAGCGGCTACCCCCGGAGAACGCGAGGTCGGCCGCCTGCGTGCGGGGACCACTCGGTCAGACCGTCCAGTAATCGCTGACCGCGTTCGCCTGCCACCACGTGGTACTGTGCCACAGGCAGAGAATACGAAATACTGACCGTCGAACGGGTGAAGCGAGAGACGAGTTGATTACGAGTCTGCTCGGGAGGACGACCGTTCGCGCTGTGCGTCTCCCGTCGGGCGGTCAACAGGAGTCGTCGTGAACCTCGAAGGAGTTGACGACGTTTCCGTCGGGAGACTCGTACTCGACTCGCATCGTCTCGGGGACTGTTCGGTCAAATACTAACTCTGTCTGATACTTGTAGGTCACGCCACCACAGTTGACTTCACTCTGCGGCCGCTCGGACGCCCATCGACTCGTGAGACGTATCGTCGCCTCGTTCGTGTCGGGGTTAGTCTCGAAAGACTCGAAGACGAGTCGTGACAGCCGCTCGGGGGGCGAAACCACCCGGTAAGGACGACGGTCGATTTCTCACAGTCGAAGACTCCATCGACCGATTCGTCCGGGGCTGGCACCTCTCCATCGAGGACCCGGAACGTAACTCGCGTATCACCGGAGCGCGTCTCGAACGGGGTTCGTGTTTGGGTCGTGCGGTCGCCCTCAGAACTCGTTCGTGGAGTGGTTCCGGGGTCCGCGACCCGTCCGAGACAGCCACTCGCCAAAGTGGCGTTAGCTAGCAGACCTGCGAGGAGTGTTCGACGTCTCACGGCGGCTTTTGTTCGTAATCGGAAATAAACCTATGTAAGTAATGTATATTTCCATAACTACATCCGGGATAAGTGTCATAGTATGGGGGTGAGCGCCGTGGACCGACCCTCGACCGAGGCCGAGCGCGGCGTCGGCGACTCTTCGACCGGACTCGTGCCGCCCCCGAAACCGCCCGACGACCCCGACGCGTGGTACGCGCCGGACGTCCGGGCGCAGTACGAACCTCATCCGGGCGTCGTCCCTGTGACGGTGGTTCGTGCGGTTTGGGTGTCGCTACAGGACGTAATAGTTGGTGCTTGCGGAAGTCCGGAACGTCCGAGAGAAGAGTCCGCTATCCGAGGTCCGCGCGCTCGAACCGCCAGTAGCCGAGCAGTACGGGGACGACCAGCCAGCCGACCAGAACGACCAGTCCGAACCAGTTCTGCACGTAGAACGGCACCGACGACCCGGCCAGCGCCTCCGCGGGGACGATAGGTCCGGCACCCGAGAAGACGAGGTCGGCGGCCTGCGAGTAGGCGTTGTTGGGGTTGAGTACCTGAAGCAGATAGTACCACGCCGGAGTCGCACTCGCTCCGGTGGGCAGACCGCCCTCGACGAGGTAGTAGACGCCCAACGGGACGAGGTTCCAGAGCACTTGGAAGAGGAAGAACGCCCCGACGGCCAGCGCCATGGCCCGCGACCGAGTCGCCGCGAACGACGACGCGCCGATAGCGATGCCCACGTACGTGAGTCCGAAGAGGACGGTAAGCAGCGTCAACAGCAGGAAGTCCACGACCGCGAGTTCGCCGAACAGCGCGAGCAGCGTGATGGCGGCACCGGCGAACGCCACGAAGATGCCGACAGTGACCACCAGCGTCCGGCCGACCAACTTGCCGAGCACCACGTCGGCGCGTGTGTGGGGGAGACCGAGCAGAATCTTGATGCTTCCGGACTCGCGCTCGCCCGCGATGGCGAGGTACGCCACCACCAGCGCCGTGAGCGGGATGATGAGGCTCGCCGGTGAGGTCAGGAACTGCGTGGCGTCCGGGAGTCCCGGCGCGTCGCCGAGAATCGCCTTCCGGACGTAGACCGCGCCGACGGAGAACAGCAGGAACACCGCGGTGATGACCCAGAGCATCCGCGAGCGCACCGCGTCCTCGAAGTCCTTGCGCGCGACGACCAGCCAACTCATGCCGTCACCTCCTCGGTGGTGTAGGCGGCGAAGAGGTCCTCCAGCGACGCCTGCTCGGTGGATATGTCGGTGACGGTCGCGCCCTGCGCCTCGACTCGGTTTATCACTTCGGACTTGACGCCCGAGTCGTTCACGGCGATTCGGAGGACGTTCCCATCCGCGGTCAGGTCGGTCACCGCGTCGATGTCGTCGAGACTGAGGTCGTCGGGCACGCGGTCCACCGTGAGTTCGAGGGTCGAACTGGTGCCGACCGACTCGCGCAGTCCCTCGATGGTGTCCTCGGCGACGAGTCGGCCGCCGTTCATGATTCCGACGCGGTCGCACACCGCCTCGACCTGCCCGAGGATGTGACTGGAGAAGAAGACGGTCGTCCCGCGACTCGCCTCTTCGCGGACGAGTTCGCGCATCTGGCGCGCGCCGTTGGGGTCGAGACCCGACGACGGTTCGTCCAGAATCAGGAGGTCGGGGTCACCCACCAGCGCCATCCCGAGCGCGAGGCGCTGGCCCATGCCGGTCGAGTAACCACCGGCCTTCCGTCCGGCCGCCTCCGGGCCGAGACCCACGCGGTCAAGAATCTCGTCGGGGTCGTCGTCGCTCCCTTTCGAGTCCACCGCGAACTCGACATGCTTCCGACCCGTGAGTCGGTCGTAGAGGTCGAAGCCCTCGGGGAGGATACCGATTCGCTCGTGAATCTCTTGGGTCTCGTCCTGTGCGTCGTAGCCGAGGACCGTCGCGGTGCCCTCGGTCGGCCGGAGGTAGTCGAGCAACACGTTGATGGTCGTGGACTTGCCCGCGCCGTTCGGACCGAGGTAGCCGAACACCTCGCCCTCCTCGACGACGAGGTCGAGGTCCTCGACCGCAACGACGCCCGCGCCGAAGCGCTTCGTGAGTCCGTCGGTTCGG encodes:
- a CDS encoding ABC transporter permease subunit; its protein translation is MSWLVVARKDFEDAVRSRMLWVITAVFLLFSVGAVYVRKAILGDAPGLPDATQFLTSPASLIIPLTALVVAYLAIAGERESGSIKILLGLPHTRADVVLGKLVGRTLVVTVGIFVAFAGAAITLLALFGELAVVDFLLLTLLTVLFGLTYVGIAIGASSFAATRSRAMALAVGAFFLFQVLWNLVPLGVYYLVEGGLPTGASATPAWYYLLQVLNPNNAYSQAADLVFSGAGPIVPAEALAGSSVPFYVQNWFGLVVLVGWLVVPVLLGYWRFERADLG
- a CDS encoding ABC transporter ATP-binding protein; this translates as MPAIRTDGLTKRFGAGVVAVEDLDLVVEEGEVFGYLGPNGAGKSTTINVLLDYLRPTEGTATVLGYDAQDETQEIHERIGILPEGFDLYDRLTGRKHVEFAVDSKGSDDDPDEILDRVGLGPEAAGRKAGGYSTGMGQRLALGMALVGDPDLLILDEPSSGLDPNGARQMRELVREEASRGTTVFFSSHILGQVEAVCDRVGIMNGGRLVAEDTIEGLRESVGTSSTLELTVDRVPDDLSLDDIDAVTDLTADGNVLRIAVNDSGVKSEVINRVEAQGATVTDISTEQASLEDLFAAYTTEEVTA